A region of Candidatus Cloacimonadota bacterium DNA encodes the following proteins:
- a CDS encoding GNAT family N-acetyltransferase codes for MTIQINEMSVLHIQAALALWKQIEGMGLSSADEPGALARFIQQNAGLSYIAEEDGQLVGTCLCGCDGRRGYLYHLAVLPQYRRRGLGSALVRTVFTALHKRDIHKCHIMVYTTNHSGLKFWQADGWVRRPEIVLMSKEIEVRDGPAA; via the coding sequence ATGACCATACAGATCAATGAAATGTCCGTTCTCCATATTCAGGCGGCGCTTGCCTTATGGAAGCAAATAGAAGGCATGGGGTTGAGCAGCGCAGATGAACCAGGCGCGCTCGCCCGTTTTATCCAGCAAAACGCCGGGTTGTCGTATATCGCAGAAGAGGATGGTCAACTGGTGGGTACCTGCCTGTGTGGCTGCGATGGCAGGCGAGGTTACCTCTATCACCTGGCGGTTCTACCTCAGTACCGTCGGAGGGGGCTGGGCAGCGCTTTGGTGCGCACCGTCTTCACGGCTTTACACAAGAGAGATATTCATAAGTGCCACATTATGGTCTATACTACTAATCATAGCGGTTTAAAATTCTGGCAGGCAGATGGTTGGGTACGCAGACCGGAGATCGTGCTGATGTCGAAAGAGATCGAGGTGCGCGATGGTCCGGCAGCTTGA
- the add gene encoding adenosine deaminase, protein MISQDIPLVELHRHLDGSIRLETILELGLKHNLPLPGKTLDTLRPFVQVTTPQPGVMAFIEKFKWMTGVMVDYDSCRRIAYENVEDACREGIDYIELRYSPWFMAEAHGLQPEGVVEAVTEGIRAAEQEHPIRVNQLGILSRQYGPQIAMKELEAELRYAHEFAGLDLAGDEEGFPGELFRDHFRKARDAGWHITVHAGESAGPESIWQAVRELGAERIGHAVRAPEDPALLDFLREKGIGVECNLTSNVQTSVVSDYAAHPMRLFMEKKILASINSDDPGISAINLRYEYEVAAPKAGLSPAMIRQAQENALLTAFLTEEEKTALRRKKSTGA, encoded by the coding sequence GTGATTTCACAAGATATTCCTTTGGTCGAACTGCACCGCCACCTGGATGGCAGCATCCGTTTGGAAACCATCCTTGAGCTGGGGTTAAAACACAACCTGCCATTACCTGGCAAAACGCTTGATACTCTGCGCCCGTTTGTACAGGTTACCACACCGCAACCAGGGGTGATGGCGTTTATTGAAAAGTTCAAATGGATGACCGGCGTGATGGTGGATTACGACTCCTGCCGGCGCATCGCCTATGAGAACGTGGAAGACGCCTGCAGAGAAGGGATTGATTACATCGAACTGCGTTACAGCCCCTGGTTCATGGCAGAAGCCCACGGCTTGCAGCCTGAGGGCGTGGTGGAAGCCGTCACGGAGGGTATACGCGCGGCAGAACAGGAACACCCCATTCGTGTCAACCAGTTGGGAATCCTTTCACGGCAATACGGACCGCAGATTGCCATGAAAGAATTGGAGGCGGAACTCAGGTATGCTCATGAGTTTGCCGGGTTGGACCTGGCTGGTGATGAAGAGGGCTTTCCCGGCGAATTGTTCCGCGACCATTTCCGTAAGGCACGAGACGCTGGCTGGCATATCACTGTGCACGCCGGAGAATCCGCCGGGCCGGAATCGATCTGGCAGGCGGTGCGCGAGCTCGGGGCGGAGCGTATTGGTCACGCGGTACGCGCGCCAGAAGACCCCGCGTTGCTCGATTTTCTGCGTGAGAAAGGCATCGGCGTCGAATGCAACCTCACCAGCAATGTGCAAACCAGTGTGGTCTCGGATTATGCAGCGCATCCCATGCGGCTTTTTATGGAAAAGAAAATTCTCGCCTCTATCAACTCAGATGACCCCGGCATCAGCGCCATCAACCTGCGCTATGAATATGAAGTGGCGGCGCCGAAGGCAGGATTAAGCCCGGCGATGATTCGCCAGGCACAGGAAAACGCTCTTCTCACCGCTTTTCTGACGGAGGAAGAGAAAACAGCCTTACGTCGAAAAAAATCCACTGGGGCATAA
- a CDS encoding NAD-dependent epimerase/dehydratase family protein, which produces MRYLITGAAGFLGSALANRLTAAGDVVIGVDDLSAGDQKNLSPTVQFVRGDVNDRPTLWSLLQEVDCVYHLAAKVSVQESVLYPREYNNVNVGGTVTLMEAMRDVGVRRVVFISSGTVYGNQPVQPVKETVIVNPRVPYAVSKLAAEYYVKTIGSLWGIETVCLRVFNAYGPGQRIPPVHTPVIPGFLHQAWENGTIVIHGDGNQTRDYVYVDDVVNAMLAAANAPDVNKLTINVGSGTETSVRDLARMAIEVTGGNPEVVYNPRNEGGISRLRADISLARELLAYEPEVELLEGLKRTLAHDTTTDKTQYE; this is translated from the coding sequence ATGCGATATCTCATAACCGGCGCGGCCGGGTTCCTGGGTTCAGCGCTTGCCAACCGCCTCACGGCTGCAGGCGATGTGGTCATCGGGGTGGATGACCTTTCCGCGGGTGATCAAAAAAATCTTTCACCAACGGTGCAGTTTGTACGCGGTGATGTCAATGACCGACCAACTTTGTGGTCGCTCCTGCAAGAAGTGGATTGTGTCTATCACCTGGCAGCCAAGGTGAGCGTGCAGGAGTCGGTGCTGTATCCACGTGAATATAACAACGTTAATGTAGGCGGTACGGTGACTTTGATGGAAGCCATGCGTGATGTCGGCGTCAGGCGCGTGGTGTTCATTTCTTCCGGCACTGTTTATGGCAACCAACCGGTGCAGCCGGTAAAAGAGACCGTCATTGTTAACCCGCGCGTGCCATACGCGGTTTCAAAGCTGGCAGCGGAGTACTATGTAAAAACGATCGGTTCCCTGTGGGGGATTGAAACGGTATGCTTGCGGGTTTTCAATGCATATGGGCCTGGTCAGCGCATTCCGCCGGTGCACACCCCGGTGATACCCGGCTTCTTACACCAGGCGTGGGAGAATGGCACCATTGTGATCCATGGTGACGGCAACCAGACGAGAGATTACGTTTACGTGGATGACGTGGTAAACGCCATGCTGGCCGCGGCGAACGCTCCCGATGTGAACAAGCTCACGATCAATGTCGGTAGTGGTACTGAAACTTCTGTAAGAGACCTGGCCAGAATGGCGATTGAAGTAACCGGCGGGAACCCTGAAGTGGTATATAACCCGCGCAACGAGGGCGGCATAAGCCGTTTACGCGCTGATATTAGCCTGGCGCGTGAATTACTGGCCTACGAGCCTGAGGTGGAGCTGCTGGAAGGATTAAAGCGCACGCTGGCGCATGACACCACCACAGATAAAACACAATACGAATGA
- a CDS encoding nitroreductase family protein: MKRRSIRKFTDQPVEKEKIIQLLEAAMAAPSAMNAQPWEFVVITEKSVMDKFRRALMFAKMNAPAAICVLGSSRMQKGKVGDKFWVQDCSAATQNILLAATALGLGSIWVGVHPVTIFSRQVSHILNLPKGVTPLNLIYIGYPAETKEPRTQYEEARVQWGPFPPAEKKHAKTFPQDQSILLDEQSNDHTDQ; this comes from the coding sequence TCGAAAATTCACCGACCAGCCGGTGGAAAAGGAAAAGATCATCCAGCTGCTGGAAGCGGCTATGGCTGCCCCAAGCGCAATGAACGCGCAGCCCTGGGAGTTTGTGGTGATTACAGAGAAGTCAGTTATGGATAAATTCCGTCGGGCGTTAATGTTCGCGAAAATGAACGCCCCCGCAGCCATCTGCGTGCTGGGCAGCAGCCGCATGCAAAAAGGGAAAGTGGGCGACAAGTTTTGGGTGCAAGATTGCAGCGCCGCCACCCAAAACATCCTGCTGGCAGCCACCGCGCTTGGGTTGGGGTCTATCTGGGTGGGCGTGCACCCCGTGACCATTTTTAGCCGACAGGTGAGCCATATCCTCAACCTGCCGAAAGGCGTGACCCCCTTGAACCTCATTTACATTGGCTACCCGGCAGAAACAAAGGAGCCGCGAACGCAGTACGAGGAAGCACGCGTGCAGTGGGGTCCGTTCCCGCCCGCAGAAAAGAAGCACGCCAAAACTTTCCCGCAAGACCAGTCTATTCTTTTAGACGAGCAATCAAATGACCATACAGATCAATGA
- a CDS encoding thiamine pyrophosphate-dependent dehydrogenase E1 component subunit alpha, producing the protein MDEIALYRTMYRIRRFEETVLEEFKRGVFAGTTHTSIGQEANAAGVIAALDSQDIIVTNHRCHGHFIAYGGDPRALFAEMMGRQTGVCGGRGGSQHIHWRNLYSNGVQ; encoded by the coding sequence ATGGACGAAATCGCGCTATACCGCACCATGTACAGGATTCGCCGTTTTGAGGAAACGGTGCTCGAGGAATTTAAGCGCGGTGTGTTCGCTGGCACCACGCACACCTCCATCGGACAGGAAGCCAACGCTGCGGGAGTGATTGCCGCGCTGGACTCACAGGATATTATCGTCACAAATCACCGCTGTCATGGGCACTTCATCGCCTATGGCGGAGACCCGCGGGCGTTATTTGCGGAAATGATGGGGCGCCAGACGGGCGTTTGCGGCGGCAGGGGAGGGTCGCAACACATTCACTGGCGCAATCTCTACTCCAATGGCGTGCAGG
- a CDS encoding DNA-3-methyladenine glycosylase produces the protein MNCLPQSFYLGEVTGVARALLGKRLVRQVDGRRISGIICETEAYRGEDDLACHAHSGKTRRNEVMYGLPGRAYVYFTYGMHWCLNTVCGEEGYPAAVLIRAILPEEGLEWIAARRAGVEPANWCNGPAKLTKALGVDGGLNGADLMDANSPLFIEEGYIIEQAQISTSPRVGIQSAPEPWRSMPWRFTCSCRAGA, from the coding sequence ATGAATTGCTTGCCGCAATCCTTTTACCTGGGTGAAGTAACTGGCGTGGCGCGCGCGCTGCTGGGAAAGCGCCTGGTCCGCCAGGTGGACGGGCGGCGCATTTCGGGGATCATCTGCGAAACTGAAGCCTACCGCGGAGAGGATGACCTGGCCTGCCACGCGCACTCAGGTAAAACCCGGCGCAACGAGGTAATGTATGGGCTGCCGGGTAGAGCGTATGTCTACTTTACCTATGGTATGCACTGGTGCCTGAATACCGTTTGCGGTGAAGAAGGGTATCCTGCGGCGGTTTTAATTCGCGCCATTTTGCCGGAAGAGGGTTTGGAATGGATTGCTGCGAGAAGGGCGGGGGTTGAACCTGCCAACTGGTGCAACGGTCCGGCGAAATTAACCAAAGCGCTGGGGGTTGACGGTGGCTTGAATGGGGCCGACCTGATGGATGCAAACAGCCCGCTCTTCATTGAAGAAGGATATATCATAGAGCAGGCACAAATCAGCACTTCGCCGCGGGTGGGCATTCAATCAGCGCCCGAACCGTGGCGCTCAATGCCCTGGCGCTTCACCTGTTCCTGCCGGGCGGGGGCTTGA